One Mycobacterium marseillense DNA window includes the following coding sequences:
- a CDS encoding LLM class F420-dependent oxidoreductase — MRFGLFIPQGWRMDLVGIEPEKHWAVMRDLADYADRGSWDSLWVYDHFHTVPVPTAEATHEAWSLMSAYGATTSRIKLGQMCTAMSYRNPVYLAKVAATADIISGGRIQMGIGGGWYEHEWRAYGYGFPSAGVRLRRLDEGVQIMRDAWREGKVSFDGKHYQVDGAIVAPRPLQDNGIPLWIAGGGEKVTLRIAAQYAQYTNFTPEPDAFAHKSEVLAGHCRDLGTDFDAIVRSVNVNAIVGASEADVKDRLQRVRDRMVGYVGATAADAMIAGTSGPESATGTPEQVIERLVKLRDLGCDYAICYFPEAAYDRSGIELFESQVIPALT; from the coding sequence ATGCGCTTCGGTCTCTTCATTCCGCAGGGCTGGCGAATGGATCTCGTCGGCATCGAACCCGAGAAGCACTGGGCGGTGATGCGCGACCTGGCCGACTATGCGGACCGGGGAAGCTGGGACTCGCTGTGGGTCTACGACCATTTCCACACCGTCCCGGTGCCCACCGCGGAAGCCACCCACGAAGCGTGGTCGCTCATGTCCGCGTACGGGGCCACCACGTCGCGGATCAAGCTCGGCCAAATGTGCACGGCGATGAGCTACCGCAACCCCGTCTATCTGGCGAAGGTGGCCGCGACGGCCGACATCATCTCCGGTGGCCGGATTCAGATGGGGATCGGTGGCGGCTGGTATGAACATGAATGGCGCGCTTACGGTTACGGATTCCCGTCGGCGGGCGTGCGGTTGCGTCGCCTCGACGAAGGCGTCCAGATCATGCGCGACGCCTGGCGCGAGGGCAAGGTCAGCTTCGACGGCAAGCATTACCAGGTGGACGGCGCGATCGTCGCCCCTAGGCCGCTGCAGGACAACGGAATTCCGCTGTGGATCGCCGGCGGCGGCGAGAAGGTGACCTTGCGTATCGCCGCCCAATACGCGCAGTACACCAACTTCACACCCGAGCCCGACGCGTTCGCCCACAAGTCGGAGGTGCTGGCCGGGCACTGCCGCGACCTGGGTACCGACTTCGATGCCATCGTGCGTTCGGTCAACGTCAACGCCATCGTCGGCGCGTCGGAGGCCGACGTCAAAGACCGGCTGCAACGGGTCCGCGACCGCATGGTCGGCTACGTGGGCGCAACCGCCGCGGACGCGATGATCGCCGGCACGAGCGGGCCGGAGTCGGCAACCGGCACACCGGAACAGGTCATCGAGCGCCTGGTAAAGCTCCGCGACCTCGGATGCGACTATGCCATCTGCTATTTCCCCGAGGCCGCCTACGACCGCTCCGGCATCGAGCTGTTCGAAAGCCAAGTCATTCCCGCGCTGACCTAA
- a CDS encoding putative quinol monooxygenase, protein MTVTVILELRFKPDEVAAGRELMGRALQDTRAFDGNVRTDVLVDEDDEAHWLIYEIWETVEHDEAYRAFRAGEGKLTQLPPLLAAPPAKTRYITSDV, encoded by the coding sequence ATGACGGTCACCGTGATACTCGAGCTCAGGTTCAAGCCCGACGAGGTCGCCGCGGGGCGCGAGCTGATGGGCCGGGCGCTGCAGGACACCCGCGCGTTCGACGGGAACGTCCGCACCGACGTGCTCGTCGACGAGGACGACGAAGCGCACTGGCTGATCTACGAGATCTGGGAGACGGTCGAGCACGACGAGGCCTACCGCGCGTTTCGGGCCGGCGAAGGCAAGCTGACTCAGCTTCCGCCGCTGCTCGCCGCCCCGCCGGCCAAGACCAGGTACATCACCAGCGACGTGTAG
- a CDS encoding FAD-dependent monooxygenase, whose protein sequence is MKVGIVGGGFAGLAAAIAFRQDGHDVTVYEKAAAPSAMGGAIALAPNALTCLSILGVRHNVVTEPWSRMAATVRARDGRILISRTLAQLAGGNEFATVPRAQLIAWLAAALPSQCVQYSANVSHVAADGTVVVGGSAQRFDLVIGADGLRSIAKKLLFADAPPPRATGITGWAWTVDRELATGFGPIWGSTADFGILPLVDGRTYVYGGSRLWDTDLRSFLDWPQPLPALILAANADEIITPEIFEARPPRQLIRGNVVLIGDAAHCMRPTFGQGAALAMEDAITLARCGAPGLARRRLRMLALYGASKAGSRFTAPGSTAQEGARNRALRLMPDPLFGALAGSVSRWRVPRATRRW, encoded by the coding sequence ATGAAGGTCGGCATCGTCGGCGGTGGCTTCGCGGGTTTGGCCGCCGCTATCGCATTCCGGCAGGACGGTCACGACGTCACCGTGTACGAGAAGGCGGCCGCACCCTCCGCGATGGGTGGCGCCATCGCGCTCGCACCAAACGCGTTGACGTGCTTGTCGATTCTGGGAGTCAGACACAACGTGGTGACCGAACCGTGGTCCCGAATGGCGGCCACGGTGCGTGCCCGCGACGGCCGCATTTTGATCAGCCGCACCCTTGCGCAGCTCGCTGGAGGCAATGAGTTCGCGACCGTGCCGCGCGCTCAGTTGATCGCCTGGCTGGCTGCCGCGCTGCCCTCGCAGTGTGTGCAGTACTCGGCCAATGTCAGCCACGTCGCTGCGGACGGCACGGTTGTGGTCGGCGGCAGCGCACAGCGATTCGATCTGGTGATCGGCGCCGACGGTCTGCGAAGCATTGCGAAGAAGCTGCTGTTTGCGGACGCGCCGCCACCGCGCGCGACCGGCATCACCGGCTGGGCCTGGACAGTAGACCGCGAACTCGCAACGGGTTTTGGTCCGATCTGGGGCAGCACAGCGGATTTCGGGATCTTGCCATTGGTCGACGGCCGCACCTATGTCTACGGCGGCAGTCGGCTATGGGACACGGACTTGCGGTCGTTCCTTGACTGGCCCCAGCCCCTGCCGGCGCTGATCCTGGCCGCGAACGCGGACGAGATAATCACCCCGGAGATCTTCGAAGCGAGACCACCGCGTCAACTCATCAGGGGCAACGTCGTGCTCATCGGCGACGCCGCGCACTGCATGCGTCCTACATTCGGCCAGGGCGCCGCGCTGGCGATGGAGGACGCCATAACGTTGGCCCGCTGTGGCGCGCCCGGGCTCGCGCGACGCCGGCTGCGCATGCTCGCGTTGTACGGCGCCTCGAAAGCGGGGTCGCGATTCACGGCGCCGGGCAGCACCGCCCAGGAAGGCGCCCGCAACCGGGCGCTTCGATTGATGCCTGACCCGTTGTTCGGCGCCCTGGCGGGCTCGGTGAGCCGGTGGCGCGTCCCGCGCGCTACACGTCGCTGGTGA
- a CDS encoding 3-hydroxyacyl-CoA dehydrogenase NAD-binding domain-containing protein — translation MAENTIQWDKDADGIVTLTLDDPTGSANVMNEHYSESMHNAVERLAAEKESITGVVITSAKKTFFAGGDLKGMINLGPENAGEAFDTVESVKRDLRALETLGKPVVAAINGAALGGGLEIALACHHRIAADVKGSVLGLPEVTLGLLPGGGGVTRTVRMFGIQNAFMNILSQGTRFKPAKAKEIGLVDELVGSVEELVPAAKAWIKANPDSHEQPWDKKGYKMPGGTPASPALAANLPAFPALLKKQLKGAPMPAPRAILDAVVEGAQVDFDTASRIESRYFTSLVTGQVAKNMIQAFFFDLQHINGGGSRPDGIEPVKINKIGVLGAGMMGAGIAYVSAKAGYEVVLKDVSLEAAQKGKGYSEKLEAKALQRGKTTEEKSKALLDRITPAADPAELAGVDFVIEAVFENQELKHKVFQEIEDIVEPNALLGSNTSTLPITGLATGVKRQEDFIGIHFFSPVDKMPLVEIIKGEKTSDEALARVFDYTLAIGKTPIVVNDSRGFFTSRVIGTFVNEALAMLGEGVAPASIEHAGSQAGYPAPPLQLSDELNLELMHKIAAATRKGVEDAGGTYEPHPAEAVVEKMIEIGRPSRLKGAGFYEYVDGKRTRLWPGLSETFNSGSADIPLQDMIDRMLFAEALETQKCLDEGVLTSTADANIGSIMGIGFPPYTGGSAQFIVGYSGAGGTGKDAFVARAKELAARYGDRFLPPASLS, via the coding sequence ATGGCAGAGAACACCATTCAGTGGGACAAGGACGCCGACGGCATCGTCACCCTGACGCTGGACGACCCCACCGGGTCGGCCAACGTGATGAACGAGCACTACAGCGAGTCCATGCACAACGCCGTCGAACGCCTTGCCGCCGAGAAGGAATCGATCACCGGCGTCGTGATCACCAGCGCGAAGAAGACCTTCTTCGCCGGCGGTGATCTCAAGGGCATGATCAACCTCGGCCCGGAGAACGCCGGCGAGGCGTTCGACACCGTCGAGTCGGTCAAGCGCGACCTGCGTGCGCTGGAGACCCTGGGCAAGCCCGTGGTGGCCGCCATCAACGGCGCCGCGCTCGGCGGCGGCCTGGAGATCGCGCTGGCCTGTCACCACCGCATCGCCGCCGACGTCAAGGGCAGCGTCCTGGGTCTGCCCGAGGTGACGCTGGGCCTGCTGCCGGGCGGCGGCGGGGTGACCCGCACCGTGCGGATGTTCGGCATCCAGAACGCGTTCATGAACATCCTGTCGCAGGGCACCCGCTTCAAGCCGGCCAAGGCCAAGGAGATCGGTCTGGTCGACGAGCTCGTCGGCTCGGTGGAGGAACTGGTGCCCGCCGCCAAGGCGTGGATCAAGGCCAACCCCGATTCGCACGAACAGCCTTGGGACAAAAAGGGTTACAAGATGCCGGGCGGTACCCCGGCCAGCCCGGCGCTGGCGGCGAACCTGCCAGCGTTCCCGGCGCTGCTGAAGAAGCAACTCAAGGGCGCCCCGATGCCCGCGCCGCGGGCCATCCTGGACGCGGTCGTCGAGGGTGCGCAGGTGGACTTCGACACGGCCAGCCGCATCGAAAGCCGTTACTTCACGTCGCTGGTGACCGGCCAGGTCGCCAAGAACATGATCCAGGCGTTCTTCTTCGACCTGCAGCACATCAACGGCGGCGGTTCCCGCCCCGACGGCATCGAGCCGGTCAAGATCAACAAGATCGGTGTGCTGGGCGCGGGAATGATGGGCGCCGGCATCGCCTACGTGTCGGCCAAGGCCGGGTACGAGGTGGTGCTCAAGGACGTCAGCCTCGAGGCCGCCCAGAAGGGCAAGGGCTACTCGGAAAAGCTTGAGGCCAAGGCACTTCAGCGTGGCAAGACCACCGAGGAGAAGAGCAAGGCGCTGCTGGACCGCATCACCCCGGCCGCCGACCCCGCCGAGCTGGCGGGCGTCGACTTCGTGATCGAGGCGGTGTTCGAGAACCAGGAACTCAAGCACAAGGTGTTCCAGGAGATCGAGGACATCGTCGAGCCCAACGCGCTGCTCGGGTCGAACACCTCCACGCTGCCGATCACCGGTCTGGCGACCGGCGTCAAGCGGCAGGAGGACTTCATCGGGATCCACTTCTTCTCGCCGGTGGACAAGATGCCGCTGGTGGAAATCATCAAGGGCGAGAAGACCTCTGACGAGGCGCTGGCCCGGGTGTTCGACTACACGCTGGCCATCGGCAAGACCCCGATCGTGGTCAACGACAGCCGCGGGTTCTTCACCAGCCGGGTGATCGGCACGTTCGTGAACGAGGCCCTGGCGATGCTCGGCGAGGGCGTGGCCCCGGCCAGCATCGAGCACGCCGGTTCGCAGGCCGGCTACCCGGCGCCGCCGTTGCAGCTGTCCGACGAGCTCAACCTGGAGCTGATGCACAAGATCGCCGCCGCCACCCGCAAGGGCGTCGAGGACGCCGGCGGCACCTACGAGCCGCACCCGGCCGAGGCGGTGGTCGAGAAGATGATCGAGATCGGCCGGCCCAGCCGTTTGAAGGGTGCCGGCTTCTACGAGTACGTGGACGGCAAGCGCACCCGCCTGTGGCCGGGCCTGAGCGAGACGTTCAACTCGGGCAGCGCCGACATTCCGTTGCAGGACATGATCGATCGGATGCTGTTCGCCGAGGCGCTCGAGACGCAGAAGTGTCTGGACGAGGGCGTGCTGACCTCGACCGCCGACGCCAACATCGGCTCGATCATGGGCATCGGCTTCCCGCCGTACACCGGGGGTAGCGCGCAGTTCATCGTCGGCTACTCCGGTGCCGGCGGCACGGGCAAGGACGCCTTCGTGGCCCGCGCCAAGGAACTGGCCGCCCGCTACGGCGACCGATTCCTGCCGCCCGCGTCGCTGAGCTGA
- a CDS encoding LLM class F420-dependent oxidoreductase — protein sequence MELTGVGIWSSQLRYGDPAESADAAAELDELGFPALWIPDVGGAVFDSVGHLLGATKRTVIATGILNLWMHAPGDVAASFATLTAEHGDRFLLGIGVSHAPLIDAGHPGRYRKPLAATASFLDGLDAAPRPVPTERRVLAALGPKMLKLSASRAGGAHPYLVTPDHTASARSTLGQGPLLLPEQTVILTDSADEARQIGTDWLRSYLALPNYANNLLRSGFSEDDVSQVSDRLFNAIIAWGDEDAVMRRVAEHRSAGADHVCVQVLRADPRAFPREEWRRIAAATR from the coding sequence ATGGAACTGACCGGTGTTGGGATCTGGAGCAGTCAACTGCGCTACGGCGACCCGGCCGAATCCGCCGACGCGGCAGCCGAACTCGATGAACTCGGCTTCCCCGCGCTGTGGATACCCGATGTCGGCGGTGCGGTGTTCGACTCGGTCGGTCATTTGCTCGGCGCGACCAAGCGGACCGTGATCGCCACCGGCATCCTGAATTTGTGGATGCATGCGCCCGGCGACGTCGCCGCGTCTTTTGCGACGCTGACCGCCGAGCACGGGGACCGCTTCCTGCTGGGCATCGGCGTCAGCCACGCACCGCTGATCGATGCCGGACACCCGGGGCGCTACCGCAAACCGCTGGCGGCCACCGCGTCATTCCTGGACGGGTTGGATGCCGCGCCGCGGCCGGTCCCCACCGAGCGTCGGGTGCTTGCCGCACTCGGCCCGAAGATGCTGAAGTTGTCCGCGAGCCGCGCCGGTGGCGCCCACCCGTACCTGGTCACTCCCGACCACACCGCTTCTGCCCGTTCGACTTTGGGCCAGGGCCCCCTGCTGCTGCCGGAGCAGACGGTCATTCTGACCGACAGCGCCGACGAGGCGCGCCAGATCGGAACCGACTGGCTGCGGTCCTATCTGGCGTTGCCCAACTACGCGAACAATCTGCTTCGCAGCGGCTTCTCCGAAGACGACGTGTCGCAGGTGAGCGATCGGCTGTTCAACGCGATCATTGCCTGGGGCGACGAAGACGCCGTCATGCGCAGGGTCGCCGAGCATCGTTCCGCCGGCGCCGATCATGTCTGCGTCCAGGTGTTGCGGGCCGATCCCCGGGCCTTCCCGCGCGAGGAATGGCGCCGCATCGCCGCCGCCACCCGATAG
- a CDS encoding Zn-ribbon domain-containing OB-fold protein, translating to MQKALAPEISTWPDESPQLIGSRCGSCEATTFPVQQWCPRCSAGEMSEVRLPRRGTLVAWTTQGFPPGAPYAGPTGKDFVPFGVGLVQLGDVIRVEGRLTENDPAKLKFGQEVELTMVPFATDDEGAEIITFAFQPV from the coding sequence ATGCAGAAGGCACTTGCCCCCGAGATCTCTACCTGGCCGGATGAGAGCCCGCAGCTGATCGGCAGCCGATGCGGCAGTTGTGAGGCGACCACCTTCCCGGTGCAGCAGTGGTGCCCGCGCTGCAGCGCCGGCGAGATGTCCGAGGTGCGGTTGCCCCGCCGCGGAACGCTGGTGGCGTGGACCACCCAGGGCTTCCCGCCCGGAGCCCCCTATGCCGGCCCGACCGGTAAGGACTTCGTGCCGTTCGGCGTGGGACTGGTCCAGCTCGGTGACGTGATCCGCGTCGAGGGCCGCCTGACCGAGAACGACCCGGCCAAGCTGAAGTTCGGCCAGGAAGTCGAGCTCACCATGGTGCCGTTCGCGACCGACGACGAGGGCGCCGAAATCATCACCTTCGCTTTCCAGCCGGTCTAG
- a CDS encoding TetR/AcrR family transcriptional regulator: MSRPRSDTRERIQEVARELFLRRGVQRTSLQDIANELGITKPALYYHFPSREDLVRSILVPLIDEGERFVTDHEARGGIDVRELLEGYFDFHYRHRRDLVLLLLTELSTLIDLDLIDTVLAWRERLARLVFGETPTLAQSTRAVVAFGGLQDCCVQFVDAPQAELREKSVAAALDALNG, from the coding sequence GTGAGCAGGCCCCGGTCGGACACGCGTGAGCGGATTCAAGAGGTCGCCCGCGAGCTCTTCTTGCGGCGGGGCGTGCAGCGGACCAGCCTGCAGGACATCGCTAACGAGCTGGGCATCACCAAACCCGCGCTGTACTACCACTTTCCGTCGCGCGAAGACCTGGTGCGCAGCATCCTGGTGCCGCTGATCGACGAGGGTGAGCGGTTCGTCACCGACCACGAGGCCCGGGGCGGCATCGACGTTCGCGAGTTGTTGGAGGGCTATTTCGATTTCCACTACCGGCACCGGCGGGACTTGGTGCTGCTGCTGCTGACCGAGCTGTCGACGCTGATCGACCTGGACCTCATCGACACCGTGCTCGCGTGGCGCGAGCGGTTGGCTCGGCTGGTGTTCGGTGAGACGCCGACGCTGGCGCAGTCCACCCGGGCGGTCGTGGCGTTCGGCGGTTTGCAGGACTGCTGCGTGCAGTTCGTCGACGCGCCGCAGGCGGAGTTGCGCGAGAAGTCGGTCGCGGCCGCACTCGACGCGCTGAATGGCTGA
- a CDS encoding class I SAM-dependent methyltransferase, which translates to MASKQTLFRIFYRIGFTPWDGHPLAQSVRDLVEGTGGTAALPAGSALELGCGTGDCSIYLAQHGWKVTAVDFVAKPLERARAKAGKAGAAVDFVQADVTQLSHAGIGANFELIVDNGCLHNMSDADRDAYVREISAVAAPDARLLIVAFVPGGRVGVRGVDHAEMERRFTPTWTLLSAGAERELDRAEKTPARYYLFQRRR; encoded by the coding sequence ATGGCTTCCAAGCAGACGCTGTTTCGGATCTTCTACCGCATCGGTTTCACCCCGTGGGACGGTCACCCGCTCGCCCAAAGCGTGCGCGACCTGGTCGAGGGAACCGGCGGCACGGCCGCGCTTCCCGCCGGCTCCGCCCTTGAACTCGGATGCGGTACCGGCGACTGTTCGATCTACCTCGCCCAACACGGCTGGAAAGTCACCGCGGTCGACTTCGTGGCCAAGCCCCTCGAACGGGCGCGGGCCAAAGCCGGTAAAGCCGGCGCGGCGGTCGATTTCGTCCAGGCCGATGTCACACAGCTGAGCCACGCCGGAATCGGCGCAAACTTCGAGTTGATCGTCGACAACGGGTGCTTGCACAACATGAGCGACGCGGATCGCGACGCCTACGTCCGGGAGATCAGCGCCGTCGCGGCCCCTGATGCGCGGCTGCTGATCGTCGCGTTCGTGCCCGGCGGCCGGGTCGGGGTCCGCGGCGTCGATCACGCCGAGATGGAACGACGGTTCACGCCCACCTGGACATTGTTGTCCGCGGGCGCCGAACGCGAGCTCGACCGCGCCGAGAAAACCCCGGCTCGGTACTACCTGTTCCAAAGGCGCCGTTAG
- a CDS encoding FAD-dependent monooxygenase: protein MRILISGASVAGPVLAYWLSRYGFDVTVVERAPTLRKTGGHAVDLFRPAMEISARMGVLPRIEALATGTNRLALYREGRPRAINVDLTKIYAASSDRHVEIMRDDLSEIYYDAARDEVEYLFGDSITAIEHDGTVSFEHSAARRFDIIVGADGLHSNVRRLTFGEEAGLTRFLGGYLSVLSAPKTLVGPGEMVGHVGVGRFAGIYTADHLDDARVVFLFRHTDELDYDHRDVLRQKALLRDAFAGMHDQVDSWLTHIEHTPTFYFDSITQLRTDRWSRRRVTLVGDAGYCPGPAVGGSTSLAVLGAYVLAGELARADGDHLRAFAAYELQMRDPVHRSRSFARGAAKGLIPGSRAGVWALTRGAQLISAMPGSLSRSLAKLNTKGVRMHDSMPVPDYAGSDV, encoded by the coding sequence ATGCGGATATTGATTTCCGGCGCCAGCGTCGCCGGCCCGGTGCTGGCATACTGGCTGTCCCGTTACGGCTTCGACGTCACCGTCGTCGAGCGCGCGCCGACACTGCGCAAAACCGGCGGCCACGCCGTCGACTTGTTCCGTCCCGCGATGGAGATCTCGGCGAGGATGGGTGTCCTGCCGCGCATCGAGGCCCTGGCCACCGGGACGAACCGGCTGGCGTTGTACCGGGAAGGCCGGCCGCGGGCCATCAACGTCGACCTCACCAAGATCTATGCCGCCAGTTCCGACCGGCACGTGGAAATCATGCGCGACGACCTCAGCGAGATCTACTACGACGCCGCCCGCGACGAAGTCGAGTACCTGTTCGGCGACTCGATCACCGCCATCGAGCACGACGGCACCGTGTCGTTCGAGCACTCCGCGGCACGCCGCTTCGACATCATCGTCGGCGCCGACGGTTTGCACTCCAACGTTCGGCGCCTGACTTTCGGCGAGGAGGCCGGCCTGACGCGTTTCCTCGGGGGGTACCTGTCGGTGTTGTCGGCGCCCAAGACGCTGGTCGGCCCCGGCGAGATGGTCGGCCACGTCGGGGTCGGCCGCTTCGCCGGGATCTACACCGCGGACCACCTGGACGACGCGCGAGTGGTGTTTCTGTTTCGCCACACCGACGAACTGGACTACGACCACCGCGATGTGTTGCGGCAGAAGGCGTTACTGCGCGACGCGTTCGCCGGGATGCATGACCAGGTGGACAGTTGGCTCACCCACATCGAGCACACGCCCACCTTCTACTTCGACTCCATCACCCAGCTCCGCACGGACAGATGGTCGCGCCGCCGCGTCACCCTGGTCGGCGACGCGGGATACTGCCCCGGACCGGCGGTGGGCGGCAGCACCAGCCTCGCCGTGCTCGGCGCCTACGTGCTGGCCGGCGAGCTTGCCCGTGCCGACGGCGACCACTTGCGCGCCTTCGCCGCCTACGAACTGCAGATGCGCGATCCGGTGCATCGCAGCCGGTCCTTCGCCCGCGGCGCCGCCAAGGGCCTCATCCCCGGCTCCCGCGCCGGAGTATGGGCGTTAACCCGTGGAGCCCAATTGATCTCGGCGATGCCAGGGTCGCTGTCCCGGTCGCTGGCCAAGCTGAACACCAAGGGCGTCCGCATGCACGACTCGATGCCGGTCCCCGACTACGCCGGAAGCGACGTCTGA
- a CDS encoding thiolase family protein, which produces MTNDVAIIGVGLHPFGRFEKTAMQMGAEAVQLALKDAGVDWKDIQFGFGGSYEVSNPDAVTRLVGLTGITFTNVFNACATAASAIQQTADTIRLGKYDIGIAIGLDKHPRGAFTDDPAKLALPQWYANNGQFVTTKFFGMKANKYIHDHNISQETLARVANKNFRNGALNPNAFRRKEISVEEILASPALNYPLTQYMFCAPDEGAAAVIMCRADMAEKFTDKPVYVRACEIRTRRFGAYEVHATSAPLDEDASPTVYAAKAAYEAAGIGPEDVDVAQLQDTDAGAEVIHMAETGLCADGEQEKLLADGATEIHGSIPVNTDGGLIANGEPIGASGLRQMHELVRQLRGEAGERQVPGDPRVGLAQVYGAPGTASATILSR; this is translated from the coding sequence ATGACCAACGACGTCGCCATCATCGGCGTGGGCCTCCACCCGTTCGGCAGGTTCGAAAAGACCGCGATGCAGATGGGCGCCGAGGCCGTCCAGCTCGCGCTCAAAGACGCCGGCGTGGACTGGAAGGACATCCAGTTCGGCTTCGGCGGCAGCTACGAGGTCTCCAACCCCGACGCGGTGACCCGCCTGGTCGGCCTGACCGGCATCACCTTCACCAACGTGTTCAACGCCTGCGCCACCGCGGCCAGCGCCATCCAGCAGACCGCCGACACCATCCGGTTGGGCAAGTACGACATCGGCATCGCCATCGGCCTCGACAAGCATCCACGCGGCGCGTTCACCGACGACCCCGCCAAGCTGGCACTGCCGCAGTGGTACGCCAACAACGGGCAGTTCGTCACCACCAAGTTCTTCGGCATGAAGGCCAATAAGTACATCCACGACCACAACATCTCCCAGGAGACGCTGGCGCGGGTGGCCAACAAGAACTTCCGCAACGGTGCACTGAACCCGAATGCCTTCCGGCGCAAGGAAATCTCCGTCGAGGAGATCCTCGCCTCGCCCGCGCTGAACTACCCGTTGACGCAGTACATGTTCTGCGCGCCCGACGAGGGGGCGGCCGCGGTCATCATGTGTCGCGCCGACATGGCCGAGAAATTCACCGACAAGCCGGTCTATGTGCGCGCCTGCGAAATTCGGACCCGCCGCTTCGGCGCCTACGAGGTGCACGCCACCTCGGCGCCCCTGGACGAGGACGCGTCGCCGACGGTGTACGCGGCCAAGGCCGCCTACGAGGCGGCCGGCATCGGACCCGAGGACGTCGACGTCGCGCAGCTGCAGGACACCGACGCCGGCGCCGAGGTGATCCACATGGCCGAGACCGGCCTGTGCGCGGACGGTGAACAGGAGAAGCTGCTGGCCGACGGCGCCACCGAGATCCACGGCTCGATACCGGTCAACACCGACGGCGGGCTGATCGCCAATGGCGAGCCCATCGGCGCGTCGGGGCTGCGACAGATGCACGAACTGGTGCGGCAGTTGCGCGGCGAGGCGGGGGAGCGACAGGTGCCCGGTGACCCGCGCGTCGGCCTGGCCCAGGTGTACGGCGCACCCGGCACCGCGTCGGCGACCATCCTGTCCCGGTAG